The following nucleotide sequence is from Pedobacter sp. PACM 27299.
AAGACTGTCTTTAGAAATGTTTCTGCTTTTTGAAATGTCATTCAGGAAGGTTGCATACAGTCCGTTTACATAAGCTGTTACCTGCTCCCGGTTTTTATCACTCATTTTGGTATCGATAAAAGGCTCTACAGCACTTTTATAACTACCTACGCGAACGATTTGCATTTCCACACCTAACTTATCTAATGCGCCTTTAAAGAAGGGCATCTGTGAGCTTAATCCTTTAAATTCCAATGCACCTTCAGGATTGATGTATACTTTATCGGCCACTGAGGCTAAGTAATAAGCTCCTTGGGTATAGACTTCGCTATAGGCGATAATTTTCTTTTTACTGGTTTTAAAGTCGATCAGGGCTTCTCTGATTTCTCTCATGTTGGCATAGCCTGCATTTGGAGAAGAGACACTCAGGTAGATACATTTAATATTGTCATCATACTTTGCTGATTTCAGGGCTTTGATGATGTCAGTAAAACCGATGCTTTTTTTTCCTTCATCGCCTACGATAGGTAATTCAGATAGCGGATCGCTATAAGTACGTTCAGTAACAGCCTGGTCCAGGTTGAGGTAAAGTACAGAGTTATTGTCGACTACCACCGTTTTATCTTCCCCAATAGAAGAAACGACGCCTACGATAATTGCGATGAACAAGAATAAAAACACCACTACCGATAAAATAACTCCTACGACAGTTGCAAAAACATACTTAAAAAATTCTTTCATTTGACGGTTAAATATTTAATTTGTAAATATAGTTAAAAAAATGCCTAAGGCTTTTATATGGAGTTGGATAGTAAAAATGTTTATTTGTTACTGGGAAGTAATTTAGGGGATCGGGAAGCGCTGTTAACAGAAGCCATTGTAGAAATTGGGAATCAGGTTGGTGCAATATTTGCGCAATCGTCATTTTATGAGACAGCTGCCTGGGGTAAAACTGATCAGCCAGCCTTTTTAAATCTGGCTTTAGGCTTGAAAACGACGATGGGTCCATTGGAGGTTTTGAAAGCGGTATTGGGAATTGAAGCTGAATTGGGCCGGGTGAGGAAGGAAAAATGGGGGGCTCGACTGATTGATATTGATGTGATGTTTTATGGTGAGGAAGTGGTAGATCTGGGTGAAGAACTTCAAATACCTCATCCTCAGCTACAATACAGAAAGTTCGTATTGGTTCCTTTAGCAGAGATTGCAGGTGAGATAATTCATCCCCTTATCGGAAAACGTGTATCAGAAATATTAGCTATATTAGAGGATAATTTAACTGTAACAAAAATTTAATTTATTAGATTTGTTTTAATGATCGACCAGAATAAAAACAACGAACCACTTGACCTGACTTATCTGAAGGATATGTCAGGGGATAGCGCCGAATTTATTATAGAGATGCTAGACCTTTTTAAAGCACAAACTCCTGCTTATGTTGCGGATTTGGGCAGGGCTTTGGCAGATGAAGATTGGGCAAGGGCATCGAGCTGTGCGCATAAAATCAAACCTACATTTGCGTATGTAGGACGTGAAGATGCGAAAGACCACATGCAGATGATGGAAAGAAATGCCAGAGAACTCACTAATATTGAAGGATTGCCAGCTGCATTTGAAGAGCTTAACGCATTTGTTGCAGTGTTGTACAGACAACTGGATGAAGCTAAAGCCGATCTTAAGAAACGGCTTTAACTTTTGTCGTTCTATTCTCTATAATGGATAGAACGATATACAATACCAGAATAAGTGGGATCGCCACAAATTTGAAGATCACTAATAGTAGTATAGAAGCGATAATCAGGATATATCTGAAGCTATTTTCAGCAAAGCCGAAGCTTTTAAATTTTAAAGCGATTAGTGTAATTTCACTCACCAGTAAATAGCATGCCAGGGGAATAAAGGCCAGGTATACTACTATGGTAGTTGTAGAACTGTCTAAATAAAACGAATCACTTTCATAGATAAAAGGTACGGATGCAATCACTGCGGAGATAGCCGGAGTGGGTACGCCTATAAATTTATCAGTCTGCCTGGTATCAAGATTGAATTTCGCCAGTCGGTAGGCTGAAAATACCGCAATAAAGAATGCCAGGTAGGAAAGGATCGAGTAGTTCCCATATATATACATAGCTTTTGGTGCGATATGGAACAGGATCACTGAAGGCAATACACCAAAGCTTACCATATCTGCTAAGGAATCCAGTTCCTTACCCATAGGTCCGCTTACGTTTAAAAGGCGTGCGGCAAAACCATCAAAAAAGTCGATGAAGAGGGAGATAAGAATGCAGAGTGCAGCCATTCTTAAATCGCTGTTAAATGCGAAAACAATACCAATACATCCACTAAAAAGGTTAGCGGAGGTAATGGCATTGGGTATCTGTTTTATGATCATTTCAAATTAGCTATTCATAGAAATCAAAAACTCTTCGTTGGTTTTTGTATTTCTGATTTGCTGTTGTACAAATTCCATGGCTTCCTGAGCGTTCATGTCGGCCAGATGATTACGTAAGATCCATACACGTTGTAAAGTGTCTCTATCGTGTAGTAAATCGTCTCTACGTGTACTTGATGCTGTGATGTCAATAGCAGGGAAGATACGTTTGTTAGATAATTTACGATCCAACTGTAATTCCATGTTACCAGTTCCTTTAAATTCTTCAAAGATTACCTCGTCCATTTTCGAACCGGTATCTGTTAAAGCAGTAGCAAGAATGGTTAATGAACCACCTCTTTCGATGTTACGTGCCGCACCGAAGAAACGCTTAGGTTTGTGCAATGCATTGGCATCCACACCGCCTGATAATATTTTTCCTGAAGCAGGAGCAGTGGTATTATAAGCTCTGGCTAATCTGGTGATGGAGTCTAATAAGATCACTACATCATGACCGCATTCTACCAGGCGCTTAGCTTTTTCCAAAACGATATTGGCAATTTTAACATGTCTTTCTGCAGGCTCATCAAAAGTAGAGGCGATAACCTCAGCTCTTACGCTTCTTGCCATATCTGTTACCTCTTCCGGACGCTCATCGATCAATAAAATGATCAGGTATACTTCTGGATGGTTTTTAGCAATCGCATTTGCAACTTCTTTCAGTAAATTAGTTTTACCTGTTTTTGGTTGTGCAACGATCAGACCACGCTGTCCTTTACCGATTGGAGTAAACAAGTCGATGATTCTGGTCGAGTAGTTGTTGCTTTCCGTGAACAGGTTTAATCTTTCTGTTGGGAATAATGGGGTCAGGTAGTCGAAAGGAACACGGTCCCTTACATCAGCAGGTAAACGTCCGTTGATGGTTTCTACCCTCACTAATGGGAAATATTTTTCGCCTTCTTTTGGAGGACGGATACTTCCTTTTACGGTATCACCAGTTTTCAAACCAAATAATTTGATCTGAGATTGTGATACGTATATATCATCCGGAGAAGACAGGTAATTATAATCCGCAGACCTTAAGAAACCGTAACCATCAGGCATAATCTCTAATACCCCTTCATTGGTGATGGTATTGTCGAAATCCAGGTTTGAATAGCTGTTTTCGCTTTGTTTCTGATTGGCGTTGTGGTTAGGTGTTTTTTGTGGCCTGTTGTCTTCTCTTACTGGACGTTGTTTTTTGCTTTCCGTTTGAGGGTTTGAAGCGGTTTCGGTTTTTACTTCTGCAGCAGTTGCTGTTCCTGGTGCTGTAGCTTGTTCCTGCGCGGATTCTGGAGCGTTAGTAATTTTCTCTTCTGCAACTGGTGCTGGTGCTTTCGATTGCGCCTGGGATGGCTCATTTTCGAATAATGCAGCTCTGTTAAAGTTGTTGTTCTTGCTTTCTTCTTCCTCTTTAGGCGTAATTCTGATCCTTTTTCTGGTAGATTTTTCAGCAGGGCTTTCTTTTACAGCTTTTACTTTTGGCGCTTTTGCAGGTGCTTCACTTTCAACAGGTGCAGCAGCTGGTTCTTGCTCTGCCATTTGAGAGATGATTTCAACCAGTTCAGCTTTACGCAACTCATCGGCATTTAGGATACCTTGAGTTTTAGCTATCTCCCGCAATTCGGCGGTGAGCTTTTCATTTAATTCTGTTTTGTTAAACATTATATGGGTGTAGAGAATATTTTAAATAAAATTGTTTATCCAATTGAACAGAGCAAAAAATGCATTTATAAAAGATGGTATGGAACAAAATTTTATGAGATTTTCTGGAATGGTCAGATAAACTTTAGGGAATTATGCCACAATTGTATGTATTTGTAAATTAATCTCCAAGAAAAACTTTCAAATGTTTATAAAAATTACATTGAAAAGTTTAAAAACAAGATTAAATTCCTACGAAATTTGGCATCTTTGCACACAAAATTACGCATAGATGAATAAAAAACAGCTATTTGAGCAGATCCAGATTAAAAAATCTTTTTTGTGTGTTGGGCTTGATCCGGTATTAGAAAATATCCCTCCTCACCTTCTAAAATATGAAAATCCAGTTTTAGAATTCAATAAGCAGATTATTGATGCTACGAAAGATTTGTGTGTGGCGTATAAACCGAACACTGCTTTTTATGAATGTATGGGACTGAAAGGTTGGGAAACATTGATCAAAACCTGGCAATATCTGCCGGAAGATATTTTCAGTATTGCAGATGCAAAAAGAGGAGATATTGGCAATACTTCTGCGATGTATGCGGATGCTTTTTTCAATGAGGCTAAGTCGGACATGAGTTTTGACTCGGTTACCGTGGCACCATATATGGGTAAGGACTCCGTAAGCCCGTTCTTAAATTACAAAGATAAATGGGTGATTTTATTGGCACTGACCTCGAATGCTGGTCATGGTGATTTTCAATTACACCAGACTCCAGAAGGAAAATTATACGAAGAAGTGATTCGTATTTCTTCTCAATGGGCAGACAGTGAGCAGTTGATGTATGTTGTTGGTGCAACCAGGGGTTCAGAATTTAAAAATATCAGAAGATTGGCACCAGATAATTTCTTGTTGGTACCAGGGGTTGGCGCGCAAGGCGGAAGTTTGGCCGATGTATGCGAGTATGGCTTAAATAAAGAGTGTGGCTTATTGGTGAATTCTGCCAGAGGCATTATTTATGCAAGTAAAGGGGAAGATTTTGC
It contains:
- the folK gene encoding 2-amino-4-hydroxy-6-hydroxymethyldihydropteridine diphosphokinase yields the protein MELDSKNVYLLLGSNLGDREALLTEAIVEIGNQVGAIFAQSSFYETAAWGKTDQPAFLNLALGLKTTMGPLEVLKAVLGIEAELGRVRKEKWGARLIDIDVMFYGEEVVDLGEELQIPHPQLQYRKFVLVPLAEIAGEIIHPLIGKRVSEILAILEDNLTVTKI
- a CDS encoding Hpt domain-containing protein, with the translated sequence MIDQNKNNEPLDLTYLKDMSGDSAEFIIEMLDLFKAQTPAYVADLGRALADEDWARASSCAHKIKPTFAYVGREDAKDHMQMMERNARELTNIEGLPAAFEELNAFVAVLYRQLDEAKADLKKRL
- the pssA gene encoding CDP-diacylglycerol--serine O-phosphatidyltransferase → MIIKQIPNAITSANLFSGCIGIVFAFNSDLRMAALCILISLFIDFFDGFAARLLNVSGPMGKELDSLADMVSFGVLPSVILFHIAPKAMYIYGNYSILSYLAFFIAVFSAYRLAKFNLDTRQTDKFIGVPTPAISAVIASVPFIYESDSFYLDSSTTTIVVYLAFIPLACYLLVSEITLIALKFKSFGFAENSFRYILIIASILLLVIFKFVAIPLILVLYIVLSIIENRTTKVKAVS
- the rho gene encoding transcription termination factor Rho, producing MFNKTELNEKLTAELREIAKTQGILNADELRKAELVEIISQMAEQEPAAAPVESEAPAKAPKVKAVKESPAEKSTRKRIRITPKEEEESKNNNFNRAALFENEPSQAQSKAPAPVAEEKITNAPESAQEQATAPGTATAAEVKTETASNPQTESKKQRPVREDNRPQKTPNHNANQKQSENSYSNLDFDNTITNEGVLEIMPDGYGFLRSADYNYLSSPDDIYVSQSQIKLFGLKTGDTVKGSIRPPKEGEKYFPLVRVETINGRLPADVRDRVPFDYLTPLFPTERLNLFTESNNYSTRIIDLFTPIGKGQRGLIVAQPKTGKTNLLKEVANAIAKNHPEVYLIILLIDERPEEVTDMARSVRAEVIASTFDEPAERHVKIANIVLEKAKRLVECGHDVVILLDSITRLARAYNTTAPASGKILSGGVDANALHKPKRFFGAARNIERGGSLTILATALTDTGSKMDEVIFEEFKGTGNMELQLDRKLSNKRIFPAIDITASSTRRDDLLHDRDTLQRVWILRNHLADMNAQEAMEFVQQQIRNTKTNEEFLISMNS
- the pyrF gene encoding orotidine-5'-phosphate decarboxylase yields the protein MNKKQLFEQIQIKKSFLCVGLDPVLENIPPHLLKYENPVLEFNKQIIDATKDLCVAYKPNTAFYECMGLKGWETLIKTWQYLPEDIFSIADAKRGDIGNTSAMYADAFFNEAKSDMSFDSVTVAPYMGKDSVSPFLNYKDKWVILLALTSNAGHGDFQLHQTPEGKLYEEVIRISSQWADSEQLMYVVGATRGSEFKNIRRLAPDNFLLVPGVGAQGGSLADVCEYGLNKECGLLVNSARGIIYASKGEDFAERAREEALKLQQEMEVILLAAKLI